Part of the Hevea brasiliensis isolate MT/VB/25A 57/8 chromosome 16, ASM3005281v1, whole genome shotgun sequence genome is shown below.
tgttcacatcagttttcaactgaaaaataagtaattaaaagtttaagggattttactgtacaaactttaaaagtttaggaggttttatgttacgttttaaagtttaagaactgtagtgttataaccatataaatttaagaataattattaaagtTTACCTAATTTCTAATCTTATTGACCACAATTGTGAGCCCAAATCttttgataaataaataaatagttatttttttcttgattttattataaaagtaaaatctattttattcctaaataaaatttcatttttagcattctaatgattaaaatataatttacttGCAGAGtcaattaatttgaataaattgaaCTTTAAGTGGATATTGAGCAtaactaatttaaatttcatttagaaATTCTACAAAATTTAGTAAAATCTGACTCTAAATATAATAATTCCAGAGATTAATGAtataaaattccaaataaattctTCTAGAAACAGAATCATTTTTGTAATTCAATGGGCAGTTAATGTAGCGTAAAACGGAGCAAAGAAAATGTGATGATTGTGAGACATGGGGTGGTCCTCTTAATGTCTAATGGAATTGTGTTGGAGTTCCATCTGtgctaagaaaaaaaaaaagcttaatatgttatttacttttgaattttataaaaaaaaaaattatgataatttcatGACATACTTCAATTTTATAGAGTTGAATTAATATATCtttatgatttttaaattaaAGAATATGAACTTTAATTATATTTACATGATGATTTATTGATTAGAATTTAAAGGATATTTTAATTCCATTCGTAAAAgtgtatttaaaaatttttcatatGGTATCAGTCTAATGTTGCGATGAGCCAAATCCTGATGGATAATTACCCAAAGAAGTGCGAAGACAACATGCCTTGATCCATTTTATTAGggacaaaaatttcaaaaatggaGACAAATGCCCCCACTTCTTGAAAGAATGGAACCCCGAAGGCCCCATTCCTCCAGGGGCAAGGAAATAAGATGGGAGGACCcaagaactggcaaaaagtgtttGATGATGTTTCCTTCACAAGTCATCAATCATACACAgatcttaattaaaatttatttcatgtGTATCATATGAATGCCACTTTTTGACCAAACAAGGTTTAAAGCAAACCCCCACTTGCAATGCCTCAATGTGCGAGTCTGTGTGATACTACAGCCACAATTGCGTCACACCCCCAGCGAGAGCTATTGCAAATTTCAGGTTTTGGGGTTGAAGTCACTAAGCTTGTGACAATTGCTTGGAGGGAATGCCATTACACTACCTTCCCAGTTTAGCATGTAtgattctaattaattaaattttcttttaatctgAGTGAATTGCTAATTGTAAGActtaaatttgaaacttttttaTTCTTGCACTTTTAACAAATATAAAAAGAGTAATCAAACTAATTAATGAAGACAATTTTAAGACGAGTAGAGTTAAATATGAGTCCAACTTTTTCGGTTTTCCTTTCATTAATGGAGTTGTTTGATCAATGATTGAACTAATTGGCAAGtgattatttgcatattattgatcATAATTGGTTTGGTGAATCCCACAATTCTAATGTAAACAGCCTACCTTCCACTAGGCAAAAACAGAGATTTACTGTATTGTGCAGCAACTAATCAGGACACCATTAGACCGAGGATGATATAATCTTCCATCAACCATGAAACGAGACGGAGAATACCCTGATCAATGCACCTTAAAAAAACCTTATATCTTGCTAAAAAAAATGGAGAACAAGAACACTACAATTTGCAAGTACTCGGTCAAAGAAATGGACATTGCGTTCTCTGTTAAATACCATGGACCCTCTAATGAGACAATCATCATATCTTAAACTGACTTTGCAGTATAAGTTACCCCACTCTCTTGAGTGAAACATTGAAATTAATGGTCTAGTGACAGGGTAACTGCCCTCTAAAGAGTCCTGCAAGTCTGGACTCTGGTCCCAACTACAGAACGCCAGATTCCAAGCCGTAGCAATTTGTCATGAATGGAATGACACagtaactctaaaagagatcttAGAAACAGAGTTCACTATCCGCCATCCCTTCATTCCATTAATGCATAGCTCTAGGTAGGTCCAAAGCCAGGTGATCCCAAGACCACCCCATTAAAGAAAAGCCaattattattgtttttaatcattaaaagaagagaaataagagGATCAAACAAGAAGTATTGCACAAAATAAAGTAAAGGTAGCAATGTGGGCTAGCCAATGTGTCTCTCTATATTCCTAGAACCCAGTTGGGTTACCAAACGATGTCTTGAAAAGTTAGACCACTGAAAAAAGGGATGTTCTTGAACAGAAGAAAAGGtgaaattttcatatcatatactGCTTTTCCTAAGCAAAAACAATATACAAGTTGCAAAAGGGACAACAACTGCTTTTGTCTTTTAGCTTCACTAACCTATCTATTCTAGAAAGGCTTCAACTTCCAAATCATCCAGTTGAATGATTTACTCTGCTCTTTGTACTGTAGTTTTAAACAAGAGAACGTACAACTTTTGATCCATTGAGAAATACAGAAACCCTCCAACTGAGTGAGTCACGAAGGAtccaaaacttgtccccacaatGCAGTGCCATGCCGGCCCATAAACCCCATCAAATTCCTGCAGAAGATAGAGAAAACAGATATTCATTAATTATAAGTGAACAAACTCACAAAACCAGCAAGAGAAATAAAATATTCACTAATCGCAATGTAATTAATATAATTACCTTCTTAAGAGTGAGTGCAAGGGTCTTGGAGGTGAACTTTTCAAGACTGTCATGAGTCTTTCTTGCACAATCAACAGCATGGATCTGCATAAATGGTGGCATATCAACTGAGACAACTTTAGCCCCATTATGAGCTAGAAAATCAGCCAACTCCACTTGTGAGCCACAGAAGGATCTTCTTCTGCCACCACCTAATGAAATTGTCATCCTCTTAATATCAAGCCCTTCAATTAGATCCTTAACTTCCTTATTAtcattcttcttttctttcactagaaTTTCTTGAAATTTCTTCTTGTCCACCGACCCTATAGATGATACTTTCTTGATCTTCTCATTAGAACCTTCCTTTGTTGCTTCGACTCTGCTCTCTTTATCCGCTATTGATTCCATTTTTTTTGGGTACTGGTGCTTTGGCTTGATGATTGAAAGCCTGGAGCCATCAAAATCAGCTGAAAGAGTCAAGGATTTAGCTTGCAAATGGGTGTCTACACAAGGAGGGGGTGGATTCTTGGTGGGTTTCTGGGTAATTGTACTAGGTTTACGATTTGGGTTGAGTTTTGACAAGGGGTTTGACATGTAGAAAGGTTTAGAAGGAATTATGTGATCTGGGTTTTTGGTAGTCGGGTGGCTTGAGGTGGGTTTGGTGAGATTTTTGAGGGTGGGATCCATGGATGACGGATTGGGAGGCGGTTCTGGGGATGCTAAGATGCGCCTGCGGGTGGTTTGGTGTGCCATAGTACTATTTTTGGAGTGTGTTGCAGGTGAGGGGGATGAGGAATACGGAGATGAAGAAGATGGGGTGAAAAGTATTTGGCTTTGTGCCTGTCTGGTGTAGTTATGGGAGATGGGATTCAGTGGATGGAGACCTGTGTGGTTAGATCTGATGTTGTCTTTTGCTAACATGCGCTGGAGGCGGACGAGATGGAGGCTTTGACCATTGACTTAATGTGTTCAGAGATAACTTGCATAATTTTCTTTCTCAATCTCcgttttatttcaaaaaaaaaaaatctcccgtttatatattttattaaaataaatcatttaattattttaatttaaaaatatactatttaatatatttatttttaatttattaaattatttatcccttcattattttttttattaatattaattaaattattatttaattttttttaataaaattaattaattaatcactatAATTTAATTtccttaactctttaatttttttaattattttttatatttaaattattctaACTCTCaccttttatttattataaattatatttaattaaaattgatatgttcaaattatatattatcataatcatctctattgttttctattaatttatgaattagttcgtttagcttattatattaataacacaAATGAAAGAAGAAAACGACAACAAAGAGAGTTGTTTATCACATTTTCGAGTGATATTCTGAGTTATCACGTTAAAAATAAAAGAtttacaagaaaaataaatattCCTCTTGTGAACTTTGATTGACAAGCTAATCACATGCTCACCTATAAATCAAGATTTTTTAGAATTGTCACCTTTTTTTTTACACTATATATAGTAAGAGAGGGACCCGCCATCGGCGGTTTGAGATAAGAATCACCTTGAAAGATCATTGATTCTTGAGATCGAACCGgcctaaaattataaataaagagagtcaatttcaatattttctttcttttgatGAATCAGATCGaattaaaattaataacttaatttggtagtttcatttaaaataaattaaataaataaaataaaaataaatatgactTTTCGTCAAATGGCTCAATCAATATGCATTATGTGACATCCGCTAAAAGTACCACGTGACACTTTCTATTAAGCACAACGGTcttctttaaaaatttattaaattaatttttttacttttttatttaaaGAAAATGTAAAGAAAATGTCCATTTTACTCTTAATAACAGTTAAATAACAACTAAAAATTCGAAGGCATGAATAAAAAAATTCTTATAAATACAAtcaatttcaattcatttcatattctATCAACTCTCTTAATTTTACATAATTTCCAGTTTCTCAAATTTTCAGCTCTCCCTTTCTACATAATTCCCACTCTCCTAATTCTTTTAACTCTCAGTCATTCTCActctctcaatttcttaattaattttttatttaagttaatttttatttacacaaaaaaaaaaaatcaagcagATGTTCATCTAAACGTCCATGAACCAATAAGGGAAAGGTGAAAATTAGCAGGGGAAACCCATTTTTTTATCCAAATTGAGACTGACACTCTCAATCAATTATTATTAATTTGGAGGATGATAAAAATAAAGCTTCAACTCCTACTCAACCGATCTAAGGTGGCAAAAAACTGAAATTAAATATTTCACCGTGCATTTTACTAAATTATAGCAAAATAATGAAGTGAAAATAAAGTACAAGCATTGTGGTCAGTTGTTCAAACTGAAAGAATGAAGCATCGGGTAATGGATATTTAGAAAACACTTGCAAATTAGACATTTAGATGAACCGAAGGTGGATACACAGTACATGCAAATCAGGCAATTTGGAGGCTCATAACCGCCAGGTCTTTAAAATATTCtgatgaaaagattattgaaaaACTTATCAAGTTACAGTACAAGAAAACATATGTATCAGGCTATCAGAAGCGGATTTAGTGACAGATCAAACTTCTATCACAAAAATGTTGATTAGCAATGAATTTATTGCTGGTACTTCACTAATTTGTCACTAATATTTAGTAACAGACTAAAATTCATCGATAAAAGTTAATTTTTTGAATTAGTTACAAATTAATAACAGATTATGATTATTGTTGAAAACCTTGATGCTCATGGATTTCAGCAATGAATTCGTTGTTGATCTATCGTTAatctatatttttataataaattagcaACAGATCCGTCAATCTATCACTGATATCCTTTTTTTTTAGTATTAGTAAGTGTTTaccattttttttagaaaaaaattacaaatttagtaatttttttCAAACCGCTTTGAATCCTCATTTTAAAAGgattttaagaaataaattgaaaataagttatTTCAACTTattctaagaaaaaaaaattgagtttatgaaattgttgAATTTAGTGGgatattgagttttgatttcttgtGATATTGGAAAAACTTGTCATTGGTATTATCTTTTATAGAGTCTTTAAAGAAATGTACACTCTTCAAAatatttaggttaattaaaaatattttagaagaaTATTTCATTCCTTTAAAGGCTTTTCTATTGATTTTGGTGATGATATCTGAAAATACTGCATCAATTgctgaatttaaaaaaatttgtcGACCTATTTTACATGGTAGATTATTCATGTTAAATTTACATGTCATGTGTACTTGTGTGTGTTgaattatttatttgtatttgGATGTGGATTAGCATTAATCAATTATTAGGCTCATTGACAgattaaataatgatattaaataATAAGTTTAGTATGGATTGGGTCATATGATTGGGCAAGCctgtaatgggttaggctgtccaTAAGCCCACTAAGAAAGAGGCTCCAACTCTcactcctatatatatatatatatatatattatgataaCTCCATTTAACATAAGATAGAATTTATATAGAACTTGAAAGCTGTGGATATTGAGAGTTGTGAACCTATCTTTTCACTTCCGTTCTTTATTGTTCATAGGAAATCATGGATACAAACGTATTTCCAAGTACATATATTCTATAATCATGTAATCTATAAcgatttaatttatttctaacaattggtatcagagcctagttcgggattacatttttttttttggattaatTTCATTGTTATATGTTTGAATATTAGTCTCGACAAGCATTTGATAAACAGTTTTTCttttacattatatatatatatatatatatatatatatatatatatatatatatatatatatatatatatatatatatatatatatatattgaatttcaaaattcacATATTTATATGTTGGTTTTCAAAATAGTACATAATATATTCGTATAGTGATTATGATTGAATTTCATAACTCATATAAAACCTGCATACTGtcacatataattaatttaacaaaagtcaaaagcataaaatatttataattctgTTTGATCATGTGTTTATTAATTATGGTAATATTGTGTGTTTATTAATAGTTGTTGATTTTGTTGGACTAATTATGTTCAGACATATTGAAAATATATTCATGAGCAGTAATATTATTACTATGTTCATAATATAATGTCCATAGAAATTCTGATTATGGTAAACACTTTTATGATTATGAGCTCACCTATCGTGAGACTAGTCATAAAATTGTTTTGttaatttgtttaaaaatttgttccATAGATTTCAAGAGTTATTTAGATTATATTAATAGTGGATATATCTATCGGTATaacactattaatataataagtTATTGTTAGTTGTAACATTATTTGTTAAttatctttaatattttttttaatactctatcggtataaaagtgttaaatatatatatatatatttgatgagttcaatgagttttttttttattttattgcagTCCGGGACCCTTAGGTGGGATTATAATAAATAAGAGTTTTGTTTATAATTGCTTACTTAGCTGGATCTGAAAGGAAACTTTAGTTTTATGATTatgttatatatataattcatgtTTTCTCTATTGTTTTATTCCAGCTGCTATTTCTATGCAATTTTCTACTGTGAAAACTCTGAATGGCTCCAATTTTGATGACTGAAAAGAGTCTTTGAGCATGTACCTAGCAATAGCCCAACTGGATTTAGTCTTAAGGGTTGATGCGCCTGCTGAACttactaataaatccactattgcTAAAAAGACTTATCATGAGAAGTGGCAAAATTCTAATAAGGTTTGCTTAATGGTGATGAAGTATACTATAGATAAGTCCATAAGACAAGGTATTTCTGATAAGGAGACTGCTAAGGAATTTCTGCAGGCTGTTGCTGAAAAGTTTAAAAAGTTTGACAAGGCTCAAAAGAGTCATTATCTTTCTTTGCTGGAGCTCACCCAATATGATGGTGTCAGTGGTGTACGGGAACACATTATGACACTTATAAGTTATTTCAACAAGCTCAAgttttttttatcttaattagGGAGAAAGTTTTCTGGTCTGGCACATTCTTGAATCTCTTCCACCCCAATTCAAAATTCTCAAGACTTCTTACAACTCCCAACAAGGGGAGTGGACAGTTGATCAGTTGATAGCCATTGTGTGCCAAGAAGAGGAATCTATGAGGAAAAGGAATACTTCTTctgttaattatatttttaaagggTCTAGTAGCCAGACTAATGAGAAATTTCAGAAGGACAAGAAACCTAAAGCTAAATTTGAGAATAAGAATAGTGGTAAGCATGATTATAATTTAACAGTTAAGAAGAAGCCCTTCAAAGGCAAGTGCAACTATTGCAAGAAGCTTGGCCATAAGTTAGAGGACTGTTTTAAGCTTAAGAAGAAGCACGAGAAGGAAGGGGTTCAAAAACGTGAGGAAGCCAAGTGAAAAGGAGAAGACTATTTTAGGATTAAATGGAGTTGCAGTAGTAGTAGAACTCATAGGGACTgtttctttaaatttattttctagaCATGTGTTGGAATTAAATGATATTATTTATGTTCTTTCTTCAAGGAGAAATTTAATTTCCAGTTCTATTTTTGATAAGTGTGGTTATGTGTTTCTTCAGGGCAATGGaaaaattgttatttattttaaatatgatatTGTTGGTTCCGCTATTTTATGCAATGGTTTAtacatgtttgatttaaattcagTTCCTTTTCAATTTGTTGATGTTCTTATCAATGTTGTTATTGGGCACAAATGTCAAAGAGTTAATGAGAACTCTTCAATGTTATGACACAAACGTTTGGGTCACATTTCTAGGGAAAGATTAGAAAGGATGGTTAAACAAGGTGTCTTGTATAGTCTGGATTTCTCTGACTTTAATACATGTGTTGATTGCATTAAGAGAAAATTTCATGCTAGAGCCAGAAACAAAGGGGCAATTAGGAGTGAAGATGTGTTGAATGTGATTCATATAGATATCTATTGACCCATTTCTCCTATTGCTATGGGAGGTTTTAAATACTACATCACTTTTATTGATGACTATTCTAGATATGGTTGGATTGATCTTCTTTATGAGAAGTCTAGTTCCTTGGATGCCTTTAAAGCATTTAAGGCTGCAGTTGAACTGAAAACTGGGAAGGGGTGGTGAGT
Proteins encoded:
- the LOC110648592 gene encoding uncharacterized protein LOC110648592, with the translated sequence MLAKDNIRSNHTGLHPLNPISHNYTRQAQSQILFTPSSSSPYSSSPSPATHSKNSTMAHQTTRRRILASPEPPPNPSSMDPTLKNLTKPTSSHPTTKNPDHIIPSKPFYMSNPLSKLNPNRKPSTITQKPTKNPPPPCVDTHLQAKSLTLSADFDGSRLSIIKPKHQYPKKMESIADKESRVEATKEGSNEKIKKVSSIGSVDKKKFQEILVKEKKNDNKEVKDLIEGLDIKRMTISLGGGRRRSFCGSQVELADFLAHNGAKVVSVDMPPFMQIHAVDCARKTHDSLEKFTSKTLALTLKKEFDGVYGPAWHCIVGTSFGSFVTHSVGGFLYFSMDQKLYVLLFKTTVQRAE